A region of Pseudomonas sp. Marseille-Q3773 DNA encodes the following proteins:
- the hppD gene encoding 4-hydroxyphenylpyruvate dioxygenase, with the protein MADIFDNPMGLMGFEFIELASPTPGVLEPVFQMLGFTKVATHRSKDVHLYRQGGINLILNNEPKSIASYFAAEHGPSVCGMAFRVRNAHEAYARALELGAQPVEIETGPMELRLPAIKGIGGAPLYLIDRFEEGSSIYDIDFKFIEGVDRNPVGAGLKIIDHLTHNVYRGRMAYWAGFYEKLFNFREIRYFDIKGEYTGLTSKAMTAPDGMIRIPLNEESSKGAGQIEEFLMQFNGEGIQHVAFLTDDLLKTWDALKGLGMRFMTAPPQTYYEMLEERLPGHGEPVDELQARGILLDGASQPEDKRLLLQIFSETLLGPVFFEFIQRKGDDGFGEGNFKALFESIERDQVRRGVLSTD; encoded by the coding sequence ATGGCTGATATCTTCGACAATCCAATGGGCCTGATGGGCTTCGAATTCATTGAACTGGCTTCGCCGACACCTGGCGTACTCGAGCCGGTATTCCAGATGCTCGGCTTCACCAAGGTGGCTACCCACCGCTCCAAGGATGTGCACCTGTATCGCCAGGGTGGCATCAACCTGATCCTGAACAACGAACCCAAGAGCATCGCCTCGTACTTCGCCGCCGAACACGGCCCTTCGGTGTGCGGCATGGCGTTCCGCGTGCGCAACGCCCATGAGGCCTATGCCCGTGCGCTGGAGCTGGGCGCCCAGCCAGTGGAAATCGAAACCGGGCCGATGGAGCTGCGCCTCCCCGCCATCAAGGGTATCGGTGGTGCACCGTTGTACCTGATCGACCGCTTCGAAGAGGGCAGCTCGATCTACGATATCGACTTCAAGTTCATCGAAGGTGTGGACCGTAACCCGGTGGGTGCCGGCCTGAAGATCATCGATCACCTCACCCACAACGTCTATCGCGGGCGTATGGCGTACTGGGCCGGCTTCTACGAAAAACTGTTCAACTTCCGTGAAATCCGTTACTTCGATATCAAGGGCGAATACACCGGGCTGACCTCCAAGGCCATGACCGCACCGGATGGCATGATCCGCATCCCGCTCAACGAAGAGTCTTCGAAGGGCGCCGGGCAGATCGAGGAGTTCCTGATGCAGTTCAACGGCGAGGGCATTCAGCACGTGGCGTTCCTGACCGACGACCTGCTCAAGACCTGGGATGCCCTGAAAGGCCTTGGCATGCGCTTCATGACTGCACCGCCGCAGACTTATTACGAAATGCTCGAAGAGCGTCTGCCAGGCCATGGCGAGCCAGTCGATGAGCTGCAAGCACGAGGCATCTTGCTTGATGGTGCTTCGCAACCTGAAGACAAACGGCTGCTATTGCAGATCTTCTCGGAAACACTGCTCGGCCCGGTGTTCTTCGAGTTCATCCAACGCAAGGGCGATGATGGCTTTGGTGAGGGCAACTTCAAGGCGCTGTTCGAATCCATCGAACGTGATCAGGTACGCCGTGGTGTACTGAGTACCGACTGA
- a CDS encoding CSS-motif domain-containing protein: MANIMIQTINWRKLLLILAIGVIPVLSGLLMMDYQLERKLEENAQVSVQEAVFSIDQALGRMESSLETILPLAGKPCAEVLDALDQSVANSPHLRSLALTRGKQAYCATDMDPLEYLSAFSESGQQVKLAFDAPSSPNAAIIKLQKPHSDPGVVATAYGRLLRDELRGFQDGLTLLLEFNDKYIWSDGDSRDAQRPSQAEYNQRAVSEKYGYVVIGGYAKGYAAQEFRLSLHQVLPSLVLVGVASMFITYLGLARTRKTKGDTAAIDP; the protein is encoded by the coding sequence ATGGCAAATATCATGATTCAAACTATCAATTGGCGGAAACTGTTGCTGATTCTGGCCATCGGCGTCATACCCGTGCTATCCGGGTTGCTGATGATGGATTATCAACTGGAAAGGAAACTTGAAGAAAATGCCCAGGTTTCCGTTCAGGAGGCGGTTTTCAGCATCGACCAGGCGCTGGGCCGCATGGAGTCCAGCCTGGAAACAATCCTGCCGCTGGCCGGCAAACCCTGCGCCGAAGTGCTGGATGCGTTGGACCAGAGCGTCGCCAACAGCCCACATCTTCGCTCATTGGCGCTGACCCGTGGGAAACAAGCGTATTGTGCGACGGACATGGACCCGTTGGAGTACCTTTCCGCTTTTTCCGAGTCCGGACAGCAGGTGAAGCTGGCATTCGACGCCCCTTCGTCGCCCAACGCGGCAATCATCAAGCTCCAGAAACCGCACAGCGATCCCGGTGTCGTCGCAACAGCCTACGGTCGCTTGCTACGCGACGAACTTCGCGGCTTCCAGGACGGCCTGACCTTGCTGCTGGAATTCAACGACAAATACATCTGGAGCGACGGGGATAGCCGCGACGCACAACGCCCTTCGCAAGCCGAATACAACCAGCGAGCAGTATCGGAAAAATATGGCTACGTGGTGATCGGTGGCTACGCCAAAGGCTATGCGGCGCAGGAGTTCCGCCTTTCCCTGCATCAGGTACTCCCCTCGCTGGTACTGGTCGGGGTCGCCAGCATGTTCATTACATACCTGGGCCTGGCCAGAACGCGCAAGACAAAGGGAGACACCGCCGCCATCGATCCATGA
- a CDS encoding type 1 glutamine amidotransferase domain-containing protein, translated as MSKKMLVVLTNTAKYPTLKRPTGLWLGEAVHFVEQVEKAGYTVDYVSPLGGYVPIDPHSLQMAPDLDWQWYDDKRFMTRLGSTLSPGQVKATEYSVIYYTGGHGVMYDFADNQPLQGLARQIYENSGIVAAVCHGVVGLLNIKLSDHRLLLKERKVTGFSNTEEKLAELDNVVPFLTENELVGRGGHYSKHEDPWMPYVVADDRLITGQNPASTALLAEKVLAKLKQR; from the coding sequence ATGAGCAAGAAAATGCTGGTGGTGCTGACCAATACGGCCAAGTATCCGACCCTCAAGCGGCCAACCGGATTGTGGCTGGGGGAAGCCGTGCACTTTGTCGAACAGGTCGAAAAGGCTGGCTACACGGTCGATTATGTGAGCCCCCTGGGTGGCTACGTGCCCATCGACCCGCACAGCCTGCAAATGGCCCCTGACCTGGACTGGCAGTGGTATGACGACAAACGCTTCATGACCCGCCTGGGTAGCACCTTGAGCCCTGGCCAGGTGAAGGCCACCGAGTACAGCGTCATCTACTACACCGGAGGCCATGGGGTAATGTACGACTTTGCCGATAATCAGCCGCTGCAGGGGCTGGCGCGCCAGATATATGAGAACAGCGGGATTGTCGCTGCAGTCTGCCACGGTGTCGTCGGCTTGTTGAACATCAAGCTCAGCGACCACCGCCTGTTACTGAAGGAGCGCAAGGTGACGGGCTTTTCCAACACCGAGGAGAAGCTCGCCGAGCTGGACAACGTGGTCCCGTTTCTGACGGAGAACGAGCTGGTTGGCCGTGGCGGCCACTACAGCAAGCATGAGGACCCATGGATGCCCTACGTGGTGGCCGATGATCGGCTGATAACCGGGCAGAACCCGGCCTCCACCGCCCTGCTGGCCGAGAAGGTATTGGCGAAATTGAAGCAGAGGTGA
- a CDS encoding response regulator — translation MAERIAQFDWGRTSLGPWPRWPASLRIAVDMMHLSPFPCAVVWGADLSVVHNDAYRALRPVAPDALGMAFDALWSDVWPLMGPWVFKALEGRSSFVEDPPLRITCGASAKPLWCAFGYAPLHDELGSVAGLLHTVIETTADLDAHNHWREQARSFELQIERHVAEREQFWQLSRDAMMTVTPELRMCAANPAWYRILGWTEEQVRDALVLDLVHPADRAEVQVAVSGFLQFHNTEQIETRLRHRDGHYHWFRWSARFDGSLLTAVGRDITEDREEAARQSEALMRNHQRLEVVGQLAGGMGHEMNNLLSGIGGSLELLQRRFQEGRLERVEAYLEVARDSVQRAMELTHRLLAFSRHQPLAPKVLDFNRQLRLSEPLLLRALGTEMCLHWQLDVTPWAVCLDVAQLENALINLCINAREACFERGNVTLRSVNKRLTTWFPDEQGLPPGDYVALQVEDDGHGMAAADIARAFEPFFTRKPIGRGFGLGLSMVYGFVGQSGGYAWIESAPNQGTRVSMLFPRCHEPLPEATRVIQRAQRMACGERLLLVDDELGLRAVMREYLAERGFDVTEAGDANSALERFRHDGPFDLVITDIGLPGGFSGRQVARAMRMQLPQQRILFITGYADQRIEAQLLEPPGTALMNKPFPLADLADEALRLLDE, via the coding sequence ATGGCCGAACGGATTGCGCAGTTCGACTGGGGGCGGACTTCGCTCGGGCCTTGGCCGCGCTGGCCGGCATCGCTGCGTATCGCGGTCGACATGATGCACCTGTCGCCATTCCCATGTGCTGTGGTCTGGGGGGCGGATCTCAGCGTGGTGCACAATGATGCCTACCGGGCGTTGCGACCGGTTGCTCCGGACGCGTTGGGCATGGCCTTCGATGCATTATGGAGTGATGTCTGGCCACTCATGGGGCCGTGGGTGTTCAAGGCCCTGGAGGGGCGCTCGAGTTTTGTCGAGGACCCACCGCTGCGTATCACCTGCGGCGCAAGTGCCAAGCCGCTCTGGTGCGCGTTCGGGTATGCCCCGTTGCACGATGAACTGGGCAGCGTGGCCGGGCTGCTGCACACCGTGATCGAGACCACCGCCGACCTCGATGCCCACAATCATTGGCGCGAACAGGCACGCAGTTTCGAATTGCAGATCGAACGGCATGTGGCTGAGCGCGAGCAGTTCTGGCAATTGTCGCGTGACGCGATGATGACCGTTACCCCCGAACTGAGGATGTGTGCCGCCAACCCCGCCTGGTACCGCATCCTGGGCTGGACGGAAGAGCAGGTACGCGATGCCCTGGTGCTGGACCTGGTTCATCCGGCCGACCGTGCTGAAGTACAGGTGGCCGTCAGCGGGTTCCTGCAGTTCCACAATACCGAGCAGATCGAGACCCGCCTGCGTCACCGCGATGGCCATTACCACTGGTTTCGCTGGAGTGCGCGTTTCGATGGCAGCCTGCTGACCGCGGTTGGTCGCGACATCACCGAAGACCGTGAGGAAGCCGCTCGTCAATCCGAAGCACTGATGCGCAACCATCAACGCCTGGAGGTAGTGGGGCAGTTGGCCGGCGGCATGGGCCACGAAATGAACAATTTGCTGTCCGGAATTGGCGGCAGCCTCGAACTGTTGCAGCGCCGCTTTCAGGAAGGACGCCTGGAACGGGTCGAGGCCTATCTGGAAGTGGCGCGCGATTCGGTGCAGCGCGCCATGGAGCTGACCCATCGCCTGCTGGCATTTTCACGCCACCAGCCCCTGGCCCCGAAGGTGCTTGATTTCAACCGGCAGCTGCGCTTGAGTGAGCCTCTGCTGCTCAGGGCATTGGGCACGGAGATGTGTCTGCACTGGCAGCTGGATGTTACACCGTGGGCGGTATGCCTGGACGTGGCCCAGCTCGAAAATGCCTTGATCAACCTCTGCATCAATGCGCGCGAAGCCTGCTTTGAGCGGGGCAATGTCACGTTACGCAGCGTCAACAAGCGGCTGACGACCTGGTTCCCGGATGAGCAGGGCTTGCCGCCAGGCGACTATGTAGCCTTGCAGGTCGAGGATGATGGTCACGGCATGGCAGCAGCAGACATTGCCAGGGCGTTTGAACCTTTCTTCACCCGCAAACCCATCGGGCGTGGGTTCGGGCTTGGCTTGTCAATGGTGTATGGCTTCGTCGGCCAGTCGGGGGGCTACGCCTGGATCGAATCAGCGCCGAACCAGGGCACCCGGGTTTCCATGCTTTTTCCAAGGTGCCATGAGCCGCTCCCCGAGGCTACGCGGGTGATCCAGCGCGCGCAGCGCATGGCATGCGGCGAGCGCCTGCTACTGGTCGATGATGAGCTGGGTTTGCGTGCGGTCATGCGCGAGTACCTGGCTGAACGTGGCTTCGACGTCACTGAGGCGGGCGACGCCAATAGTGCACTGGAGCGCTTCCGCCATGACGGTCCGTTCGACCTGGTAATCACCGACATCGGCCTGCCGGGCGGTTTCAGTGGCCGACAAGTGGCCAGGGCCATGCGCATGCAGCTTCCACAACAGAGAATTCTGTTCATCACCGGTTACGCCGACCAGCGAATCGAGGCGCAGTTGCTCGAACCGCCAGGCACGGCATTGATGAACAAACCGTTTCCGCTGGCGGACCTTGCGGATGAGGCACTTCGCCTGCTCGACGAGTGA